Proteins found in one Synergistales bacterium genomic segment:
- a CDS encoding (2Fe-2S)-binding protein, translating into MQEKQIRFILNKAEAERTVPVHWTLGRLLRDELGLTGTKEACGEGECGSCTVIVDGRNVNSCLMMAVDADGCEITTIEGLEQNGELHPLQQAFIEHGAIQCGFCTPGMILSAKVLLDGTPRPTRPQIREALSGNLCRCTGYDKIFDAIESVAAGEYGRENG; encoded by the coding sequence ATGCAGGAAAAACAGATTCGCTTTATACTGAACAAGGCCGAAGCCGAACGCACCGTTCCCGTCCACTGGACCCTCGGTCGGCTCCTCCGGGACGAACTGGGGCTGACCGGCACCAAGGAGGCCTGCGGCGAGGGGGAGTGCGGCAGCTGCACGGTGATCGTGGACGGCAGGAACGTGAACTCCTGTCTGATGATGGCCGTCGACGCCGACGGATGCGAGATCACCACCATAGAGGGGCTTGAACAGAACGGGGAGCTGCACCCGCTGCAGCAGGCCTTTATCGAGCACGGAGCGATCCAGTGCGGCTTCTGTACACCGGGGATGATCCTCTCGGCCAAGGTTCTGCTGGACGGCACGCCCCGCCCCACGCGCCCGCAGATCCGCGAGGCGCTCTCCGGCAACCTCTGCCGCTGCACAGGCTACGACAAGATCTTCGACGCCATCGAGAGCGTCGCCGCAGGGGAATACGGCCGGGAGAACGGGTAG
- a CDS encoding IclR family transcriptional regulator, producing MNAKRSGEHVMKMVSIMEILMATERDIGVREIAERCGSSKSTIHRILVILKKRGWVYQDEETGNYRIGVRFLTLADEWRRGLQLVRSGSPVMLELVERLQQTTLLSMISGESAVCLHKCESPNALKMVARVGKQTPLTAAATGKVLLAFAPEAFRRRVLSRPLVSYTPATITDPECLREELKEIGLHGYAVSVEEVDPGAGSIAVPVHLPDSEYPAALTIAGPRFDYEGRERLDALVPVVLEAGECIASRLPGKGEDPGGNRSPGMRK from the coding sequence ATGAACGCCAAACGGAGCGGGGAGCATGTCATGAAGATGGTCTCCATTATGGAGATCCTCATGGCCACAGAACGGGACATCGGTGTCCGGGAGATCGCCGAACGGTGCGGTTCCTCCAAGAGTACCATCCACCGGATCCTCGTTATCCTGAAAAAGCGGGGCTGGGTGTACCAGGACGAGGAGACCGGCAACTACCGCATTGGTGTGCGCTTTCTGACCCTGGCCGATGAGTGGCGCAGGGGTTTGCAGCTTGTACGGAGCGGTTCGCCGGTGATGCTGGAGCTTGTAGAGCGGCTCCAGCAGACCACCCTGTTGAGCATGATTAGCGGGGAGAGCGCCGTCTGTCTCCACAAGTGCGAATCCCCGAACGCCCTCAAGATGGTGGCCAGGGTCGGCAAGCAGACGCCGCTGACCGCAGCGGCCACGGGGAAGGTGCTGCTGGCCTTCGCCCCCGAGGCATTCCGCCGGCGGGTGCTCTCCCGCCCGTTGGTCTCCTATACGCCGGCGACGATCACCGATCCGGAGTGTCTCCGGGAGGAACTGAAGGAGATCGGCCTGCACGGCTATGCGGTCAGTGTGGAGGAGGTGGACCCCGGCGCCGGTTCCATAGCGGTTCCTGTCCACCTTCCCGACAGCGAATATCCGGCGGCATTGACCATCGCCGGTCCCCGTTTTGACTACGAAGGCCGGGAACGGCTCGACGCGCTGGTGCCGGTTGTCCTGGAGGCCGGCGAGTGTATCGCGTCGCGGCTGCCCGGGAAGGGAGAGGATCCCGGCGGGAACCGCTCGCCAGGTATGCGGAAATGA